Part of the Triticum urartu cultivar G1812 chromosome 2, Tu2.1, whole genome shotgun sequence genome, AGGAGCGAGATCAGACTCCAGGGTCCATTTCTATCTATCCGCATCACTCGAGTGGGTTGCCTGCCTAGACGGCAACTACCAGTGCTGTGCCTGCGCTGCTCCTCTCGTCCCGTGATAACTCGCTCGTCACATCGCGTCGCGTCCAACAGGAAGGACAAGGGCGCCACTCCAAAGTCCAAAAGCGCCCGTGCCCCGTCCAAAAGTTCCACGCCGAATAACGCGAAAAAGTTGCCCCGTCCAACCTGACTCAGCCTACCAAGAAACAAATCCCTGCACAGCCCGCAGCTGACATGCTAGTAGCCTAGTGGAAAGCACATGTCAATCCCGCGCCTACGTGCTGCTACTCTAGTCCGTCCAACCGCAGTGAAAACAGCTCTGCCCCACAAAACAGCCGGCCATTGACCAGCAGCAGCACGCACTATAGCTCGCTCAGTCGCACACTCACTCACTCATTACTGCACCGCACCGCACCTCGCCGGCCGGCCGCCCGGCTCCCTCCACGTCCATGGCAGCCGCCAGCGGCGCCTGCCTGCCTCTCCTCCTGCTCCTCCTGTCGCCGCTGACCATCTCCTCGTATTCGGCGGCAGCGGCGGAAGCAGAGCAGCCGGTACACGACCTCCTGCTCAGCTTCAAGGCCTCCCTGCACGACCCCGCCGGCGCCCTCGCCACCTGGTCCCGCTCCACGCCCTACTGCAACTGGTCCCACGTCACCTGCACGGACCCCTCCTCCTCgtccgcctccgcctccgtcgCCGTCTCGCTCCAGCTCCAGGGCCTCGGCCTCTCCGGCGACATCAACGCCACCGCGCTCTGCCGCGTCCCGGGCCTCGCCGGCCTCAGCCTCGCGTCCAACGCCTTCAACCAGACCGTCCCGCTGCAGCTCTCGCGCTGCGCCTCGCTCGCCTCCCTCAACCTCAGCTCCGGCGCCTTCTGGGGCCCGCTGCCGGAGCAGCTCGCCGCGCTCGCCTCGCTCACGTCGCTCGACCTCAGCGGCAACGACATCGAGGGGACCGTGCCGCCGGGCCTCGCCGCGCTGCGGGCGCTCCAGGTGCTCGACCTGCGCGGCAACCGCCTCTCCGGCGTGCTCCACCCGGCGCTCTTCCGCAACCTCACCAGCCTCCACTACCTCGACCTGTCCGGCAACCAGTTCTTGGAGTCCCAGCTGCCGCCGGAGCTCGGCGGGATGGCCAGCCTCAGGTGGCTCTTCCTGCAGGGGTCAGGGTTCAGCGGCGAGATACCCGAGACCTTCCTTGGGCTGGAGCAGCTGGAGGCTCTTGATCTCTCCATGAATAGCTTGACCGGAGCCGTTCCTCCGGGGTTCGGCCTCAAGTTTCAGAAGCTGCTGTCTCTGGATTTGTCGCGCAATGGCTTCTCTGGGCCGTTCCCCAACGGCGTCGACAAGTGCCTCATGCTGCAGAGGTTCGAGGTGCAGGGCAACGCCTTCACCGGGGAGCTGCCCGCCGGCCTCTGGTCGCTGCCGGACTTGCAGGTCATCCGCGCTGAGAACAACCGCTTCTCCGGCCGGCTGCCCGAGTTCCCCGGCGGCGTGTCTCGGCTGGAGCAGGTTCAGGTGGACAACAACAGCTTCTCCGGTGCGATACCCCAGAGCATCGGCCTGATCCGCACCATGTACCGCTTCTCCGCCTCACTGAACGAGCTCAACGGCAGCCTGCCGGACAACCTGTGCGACTCCCCGGCGATGAGCATCATCAACATCTCCAACAACGCCATCTCCGGCTCGATCCCTGACTTCAACAACTGCAAGAGGCTGGTATCGCTGTCCCTGTCCAGCAACGGCCTCACCGGGACGATACCAGCCTCTCTCGGGGACTTGCCGGTGCTGACCTACATCGACCTGTCCAGCAATGGCCTCACCGGCGCCATTCCGGCGGAGCTCGAGAACCTGAAGCTTGCNNNNNNNNNNNNNNNNNNNNNNNNNNNNNNNNNNNNNNNNNNNNNNNNNNNNNNNNNNNNNNNNNNNNNNNNNNNNNNNNNNNNNNNNNNNNNNNNNNNNNNNNNNNNNNNNNNNNNNNNNNNNNNNNNNNNNNNNNNNNNNNNNNNNNNNNNNNNNNNNNNNNNNNNNNNNNNNNNNNNNNNNNNNNNNNNNNNNNNNNNNNNNNNNNNNNNNNNNNNNNNNNNNNNNNNNNNNNNNNNNNNNNNNNNNNNNNNNNNNNNNNNNNNNNNNNNNNNNNNNNNNNNNNNNNNNNNNNNNNNNNNNNNNNNNNNNNNNNNNNNNNNNNNNNNNNNNNNNNNNNNNNNNNNNNNNNNNNNNNNNNNNNNNNNNNNNNNNNNNNNNNNNNNNNNNNNNNNNNNNNNNNNNNNNNNNNNNNNNNNNNNNNNNNNNNNNNNNNNNNNNNNNNNNNNNNNNNNNNNNNNNNNNNNNNNNNNNNNNNNNNNNNNNNNNNNNNNNNNNNNNNNNNNNNNNNNNNNNNNNNNNNNNNNNNNNNNNNNNNNNNNNNNNNNNNNNNNNNNNNNNNNNNNNNNNNNNNNNNNNNNNNNNNNNNNNNNNNNNNNNNNNNNNNNNNNNNNNNNNNNNNNNNNNNNNNNNNNNNNNNNNNNNNNNNNNNNNNNNNNNNNNNNNNNNNNNNNNNNNNNNNNNNNNNNNNNNNNNNNNNNNNNNNNNNNNNNNNNNNNNNNNNNNNNNNNNNNNNNNNNNNNNNNNNNNNNNNNNNNNNNNNNNNNNNNNNNNNNNNNNNNNNNNNNNNNNNNNNNNNNNNNNNNNNNNNNNNNNNNNNNNNNNNNNNNNNNNNNNNNNNNNNNNNNNNNNNNNNNNNNNNNNNNNNNNNNNNNNNNNNNNNNNNNNNNNNNNNNNNNNNNNNNNNNNNNNNNNNNNNNNNNNNNNNNNNNNNNNNNNNNNNNNNNNNNNNNNNNNNNNNNNNNNNNNNNNNNNNNNNNNNNNNNNNNNNNNNNNNNNNNNNNNNNNNNNNNNNNNNNNNNNNNNNNNNNNNNNNNNNNNNNNNNNNNNNNNNNNNNNNNNNNNNNNNNNNNNNNNNNNNNNNNNNNNNNNNNNNNNNNNNNNNNNNcatttgtttacataattgacgtactatataaataattttccagcgacatgaaattgtacaatggtgtgagctttcagcttttgtttcgcgtgtcttgccatcgatgctctttcggaaacaataataaactaacttccttgctaatgcatgtcaattattagcagatcagagctaataattacatcacaactgaagacaaagttgtgagaaggtgttaaattaaaattgatccatgctttcattggcagcaacgtcccccagctctgtctaaatcaacaaggcatgttggggaaaaaagtagctgtctggagcatgcaacattccgatcattttgtgcagttccactaaaatagagctgagcgtccctgttccaaagatatcaagtgtgattacgataatagaggactgctgatgaaacaataaacacacaaatagaagtcggtcacctttgcggtctctcttaagactaactagttggagaagattaggctcggagttggatgaggaggatagagcaaaaccaatctccctttgtgcagtcgcactgaaatgtagagacgttgcccgtgtgacattttagtacaactgcacaaaacactcttaagaaaaaaagtgatttgtgcatttcaccaaaaggtcgcaatagcaacgaggtgaaatggatagccctatttgcaaaaaagaggtagaaaggaaacaattactggccaataacagttgatgacacatgcgacgacaaaaaagaagcatattccttgtcctaagggaagataacaacacggttgtgtttgtctaaaacggtgtgaggacgagaatgcaatatggaaagtacgccggacgagctacgttttgggcaaagaactatggaagatccacatgcagcgacgtgggaaaacgggcagtggagcaaggtcggaggggatacctggaggtcgtcgggatgtaactaggtgagtggcggcgggcggaatctgcgagcaagtggcgtaggccctgccgcgccagagcttggtcagagagaacggcgtgtaccgcagatcgggacgtgctgcctcggcgccgtcgaacggagaaatgatgcatttccttcctttcccccggcggacgggatgtggctgaatcagtgaccaacggtgagagataGAGGCCACCGCaatccctttcccccggcggacgggatgcagCCGGAttagtgaccaacggtgagagagaaggccaccgcactccctttcccccggcggacgggatgcggccggatcagtgaccaacggtgagagagagagagaggccaccggagccttgtgtgagatactctgaagagcggactaccttttcctccataaaaatcgttttatattctgtgtacgtgccattgagcgctataactttatttaaaaataatgcggcaacgcgtcaagtcgaactttgtttcgtgcacgcgtggtacacgacctccctaggtaaacaaccactacaggcattcaaattagcacgtgggctgccattttgtaaagaaatgagctccatcgtgtacccgcgcgggtgtggctgggcacgaagcgtgagtacgtgcacggtgcacctattctcttcttgtatacgtacaccacctacgtggggttgtgtgagagggatacaaacctagagagatatagtgtgtgggttcttgagagtttttttggggggggggtcaatcaaaaaaatttaacatatgcaatgtgtgtgaaatagagtcctggatataacatatatatagagggggagatccacgagaagagagtggaggtatcatcggcttgaggtgtctgtagaatcgaagagagggatgatgatgtgtgtgtgtgtgcgcgcacgattgataaagagtgccatagaatttgtgtttgcccacgtcaaagatatagagtggctggcctactggaatgtgagatgggacatgtgcagtttgtctctatggcatggatacctacctgcagcactcgactatcggtgtgtggtcggggaagagggaggcccaattaactatagaggtacaatggctggtatatgtgtggaggaggagagaggcctacctcatgtattaaggagatcgatctgcctcatgtattaagggagatcgatcggcatccatgcatatgtgcaggagatgaataaggttgggagagagacagagctagagtgttggagggggtggtagtggagttgcttctaacaaatggtgggataggcttgctagacaaacggagggcacgcccgcaatatgaataagagaggagatggctgcttgttgtctgtgcacgtgcgtgtgagagacggatcaggaggcatgcacgaatgatgagggggacgatgtggctgtggtaagcagacgtaactacataggaagatcaatcgccctttgtaagagaaaggagatacataacttgtgaggtacgtcgatcgatggggggtagttaaagtcgatctaggtatatgttgggagatcgatcggtatacatgcatgtgtgtgttagaagcaaatgaggcacgatgagaaggatagagagatagggatgcatgtaggaggtggtacgagaggcatactatatcaagggggaggagtgtgtgagtacgagaacgatgaaaagagtggtgggagtgaggcatggacggtgacaagagaagaggggaagcttgtgtttgtgctaggcacacctggctagagaggcatatcgatcgatgtgtgccgtaaagaaggagctggggggcctacacacaccgtgggtgaacgacctaaagtgaaaacaggaatttgcgcgatggagctagagaatgccgagggagggtgagagggatgcgggcgtgtgcatgcacaagagaaagttagcgctagctacaaagataagagggttgtgtgggtgtaaaagacgaatagagatcatatatacttcattgtaaaaagtgaattcggatatttgaagaatttatcatagtgtttagaaccacggatgtgtgaatatatataacggtgataaacatggtgtggttatgaacatggcatactacatttaatatattttatctccaCTCTTacaaaaaacggagttgttgatgatggtgtgcctgccatcctgcattataggccgtctgatttatatctggcggatagcaaggaaactttgatggttgaagttggaaacaatcatgattgtagattcttattgaaatagagaaacgaattcaaatttagttcgaattgcagcggtagtatagacatttggaatgcactaaaatgttggtatgagtaggttacatgcattatacagcaagcgaaaaaatttaatcggacataacatggattcatactccctccttccatctacatagggcgtaatgagatttttaagaccgcctttgactattgacaagattaatagtacatgacatgcacaatgtgaaaattatatcattgaaagaacctttcacagacgaatttaacggtgtgctttgtgtaagttgcatgtcatatatcattgctctaatatttggttaaagttagcatcgaaaaacgcattaggccctatatagatggaaggagggagtagctttgaatagcatttgtatagtaaaacggggcaagactctctctttgtgtggtgtgaatagttttattttttcgttttctttctggttgagggaagtgcgaattgatttggtacgtacaagtacaatattatgatatgttaggcttgtccctaaaattcaacccgcgtcttgttatatcccaaaaattcagacatcgtgctcccaaaactggcgccttcaaaacccgcgccttgctatcccgaaattacaacgcgcgcgaaaactccctccagctgccaaatcccgacacgcgaaatcccgcttctaaccctgagccgaaagcgccgctagttcaaatcggtggggggtacttttgtaacacaccctacattttggacaagcgcgttcctaagtcatgcttcacccctcccatcacccccttttcgccattcgaaatcccaggccgccataacctctctgctccagccgcgaaaccccaccctcctccatccgccacgtcaccgctgcccagccagAGCCTTTTCCTCGATGACGTCGTCCACCGTagcagctcgacgtccctcgtccacctccccggatgaggacccgtcgtccatctcgccgtcccgccggttcagctgccccgtcctccacctccaaggagctgctccgacgatcgtcTCATCtctcgcggctgctccatccccacaacgccgccttaacctgctccaccagaaccgtagcatcctcaccgactcctcggacgaagccgaggcctactcggtgccaccaaagaggttgtacactcatcgcatcgcaccctctccttaactcgacctcccggcaccgacggtgctccatcccgcacccccatgg contains:
- the LOC125538694 gene encoding probably inactive leucine-rich repeat receptor-like protein kinase At5g06940 (The sequence of the model RefSeq protein was modified relative to this genomic sequence to represent the inferred CDS: added 1135 bases not found in genome assembly): MAAASGACLPLLLLLLSPLTISSYSAAAAEAEQPVHDLLLSFKASLHDPAGALATWSRSTPYCNWSHVTCTDPSSSSASASVAVSLQLQGLGLSGDINATALCRVPGLAGLSLASNAFNQTVPLQLSRCASLASLNLSSGAFWGPLPEQLAALASLTSLDLSGNDIEGTVPPGLAALRALQVLDLRGNRLSGVLHPALFRNLTSLHYLDLSGNQFLESQLPPELGGMASLRWLFLQGSGFSGEIPETFLGLEQLEALDLSMNSLTGAVPPGFGLKFQKLLSLDLSRNGFSGPFPNGVDKCLMLQRFEVQGNAFTGELPAGLWSLPDLQVIRAENNRFSGRLPEFPGGVSRLEQVQVDNNSFSGAIPQSIGLIRTMYRFSASLNELNGSLPDNLCDSPAMSIINISNNAISGSIPDFNNCKRLVSLSLSSNGLTGTIPASLGDLPVLTYIDLSSNGLTGAIPAELENLKLALLNVSYNRLSGRVPPELLSGLPAVFLEGNPGLCGPGLPSDCDAPLRKHQGLALAATVASFVTGLALLAVGVFAACRRIHGNRPSSPWKLVLFHPIKITGEDLFAAFHDKNVIGRGAFGKVYLIVLQDGQKVAVKRLFSSGKLTFREVKNEMKALAKIRHKNVAKIAGFCYAEGEVSVIYEYFQKGSLQDMICAPKFAVGWNDRLKVALGVAQGLAYLHHDYTPRLLHRDLKSSNVLLADEFEPRVAGFGIHRVVGEKAYRSSLDSDFNDKCYIAPEQNFTKSPTNLMDVYSFGVILLELVTGRPAEQPASKDCSDIVSWVRRRINLIDGASQILDPSIPRTEQQGMKAALELAVRCTSVKPDQRPDMYAVVRSLQAL